The following proteins are encoded in a genomic region of Glycine max cultivar Williams 82 chromosome 18, Glycine_max_v4.0, whole genome shotgun sequence:
- the LOC100806440 gene encoding GPI transamidase component PIG-S, with protein sequence MAEISDSPSTSKSAEENTQTQTPESDLKTTRNTKPGVKRLIISVTVLFSFILGFPLLWKSIEIYRAPLPFDRIDAFSSQIESKPLSFPCHFQAIFIGFDFDFKVSHDDVGAAIARKMSDLSHGGGCGGCGGNYSVAVAVDRGDINAFDFGEKLRGSDEDADELVKSVVSEYGGGNAYSVVVVNEEGEVRSVVGKYRHAWIVGRVEEEEAVLHVAEVFVKVFVNGGDVEGSVRSEFMPVGADGRIVLSFSLLNADPRDWIYDWNFREIDETLLRPVIEALQPIANITVESQVLYHTPKSSFSYWDDKHGSHMFRTEDLPFFVNSNEWHLDTSVAAGGRSKVLQLVVYIPSAKECPLQLELPNGEISKTNGFISPMWGGVVVWNPQSCIKDFESMDPVRHTISPQDLLKLFEVLMGQLRQLLGLKSDNLYVGESGTSILLGSERGFTEWELDVLSRKHICFNLHSCATTLGSLSRLVQSLPRMIIMDEIGKQVKFSLEAAKFAQSNASIGIYNASAVSSRQSRSLAEDAFFHPSIMSISYYSFEHCFAIYSPFFLPVTMHVLLAALREWKRYKQENRKYLASKAKVKVS encoded by the exons ATGGCGGAAATCTCCGATTCGCCATCAACTTCAAAATCCGCCGAAGAAAACACCCAAACTCAAACGCCAGAATCTGACCTGAAAACCACGCGAAACACAAAACCCGGCGTCAAACGCCTCATCATCAGCGTCACTGTGCTCTTCTCTTTCATCCTAG GTTTTCCTCTTCTGTGGAAATCCATCGAAATCTACCGCGCGCCGCTCCCGTTCGATCGAATCGACGCCTTCTCCTCCCAAATCGAATCGAAACCCTTGTCCTTCCCATGCCACTTTCAAGCCATTTTCATCGGTTTCGATTTCGATTTCAAGGTTTCGCACGACGATGTAGGAGCCGCGATCGCGAGGAAAATGTCGGACCTAAGTCACGGCGGCGGTTGCGGCGGATGTGGTGGTAATTACTCTGTTGCCGTGGCGGTGGACAGGGGAGACATTAATGCGTTTGATTTTGGCGAGAAGCTGAGAGGTAGTGACGAGGATGCTGATGAATTGGTGAAGAGTGTGGTGAGTGAGTATGGAGGAGGGAATGCGTATAGCGTTGTGGTGGTGAATGAAGAGGGGGAGGTGAGGAGTGTGGTGGGGAAGTATAGGCATGCGTGGATCGTGGGGCGGGTTGAGGAGGAGGAGGCAGTGTTGCATGTGGCTGAGGTTTTTGTTAAGGTTTTTGTTAATGGCGGGGACGTGGAGGGTTCAGTTCGCAGCGAGTTTATGCCTGTTGGTGCTGATGGGAGGATTGTTCTCTCTTTCAGTTTACTCAATGCAGACCCTCGAGATTGGATATATGATTG GAATTTTCGTGAAATTGATGAGACTTTGTTACGACCAGTGATTGAGGCTTTACAACCTATAGCAAACATCACTGTTGAAAGCCAG GTTTTGTACCATACACCAAAGTCTTCATTTTCTTACTGGGATGATAAGCATGGAAGCCACATGTTTAGAACCGAGGATCTTCctttcttc GTGAATTCAAATGAGTGGCACTTGGATACTTCTGTTGCAGCAGGAGGAAGGTCAAAAGTATTGCAACTCGTGGT GTATATACCATCTGCAAAGGAGTGTCCACTTCAACTGGAGCTTCCAAATGGGGAGATCTCTAAAACTAACGGCTTTATATCTCCA ATGTGGGGAGGTGTTGTTGTCTGGAATCCCCAAAGCTGTATAAAAGATTTTGAAAGTATGGATCCAGTTAGGCATACGATTTCTCCCCAG GATCTCCTGAAGCTTTTTGAGGTTCTCATGGGGCAGTTGCGGCAACTCCTTGGTCTGAAGTCAGATAACCTTTATGTTGGTGAGTCAGGCACATCTATTCTCCTAGGCAGTGAAAGAGGTTTCACAGAATG GGAGTTGGATGTTTTGTCACGGAAGCATATATGCTTTAATCTTCATTCATGTGCTACTACGCTTGGATCACTTTCTAGATTG GTACAATCATTGCCAAGGATGATTATCATGGATGAGATTGGAAAACAG GTTAAGTTTTCTCTTGAGGCTGCAAAATTTGCTCAAAGTAATGCATCTATTGGAATATATAATGCTTCAGCTG TATCATCAAGACAATCAAGATCTCTGGCAGAGGATGCCTTTTTTCATCCTTCAATTATGTCCATAAGCTATTATTCATTTGAGCACTGCTTTGCCATCTATTCG CCATTTTTTCTGCCAGTTACTATGCATGTCCTCCTTGCTGCTTTACGAGAATGGAAAAGGTACAAGCAAGAAAATAGGAAGTACTTAGCATCGAAGGCCAAAGTAAAAGTTTCATAA